Proteins co-encoded in one Nothobranchius furzeri strain GRZ-AD chromosome 4, NfurGRZ-RIMD1, whole genome shotgun sequence genomic window:
- the LOC129153499 gene encoding spectrin alpha chain, non-erythrocytic 1-like: MSDLSAYGSSIQALKEQAQSCRDLKDKEYRLRDINKVASELESEGLMAEEAPMVPAQQQEHLGSAPGKDEADSNTASPWKTVRLGVQTTANFNSIKVRGSSSLPV; this comes from the exons atgtcggacctgtcggcttacggcagcagcatccaggccctgaaggagcaggcccagtcctgcagg gacctgaaggacaAAGAgtaccgcctgagggacatcaacaaggtggcatctgaactggagtcagaaggtctgatggctgaggaggctcctatggttccggctcag caacaagaacatctgggttctgctcctggaaag gatgaagccgactctaacacggcgtcaccctggaag accgtacggttgggcgttcagacgacggctaactttaattccatcaaggtaagaggaagctcttcccttcctgtctga